Proteins found in one Labrenzia sp. VG12 genomic segment:
- the guaD gene encoding guanine deaminase, whose translation MPNRSPLLLRGRLLSFDAAPAGAEDTDAYVYEEDGALLVIDGKIAARGRYETVRDKAPDGKVEEVDHRPHLLLPGFIDTHLHFPQVQVIASWADQLLDWLNDYTFPAEQRFADKHHGDRIAGAFYDLLLSHGTTTAVAYCSSHPASVDAYFEEADRRRMLMLGGKTMMDRNAPPALCDTAQNSYDDSKALLQKWHGRGRAHYAVTPRFAITSTPAQLEAAGALLKEHPACHLQTHINENHNEIALTKELYPDAAHYLDVYESFGLLGPKTLLGHCIHMTGHEMQRMRETGSVAVFCPTSNLFLGSGLFDKAGLESAGIRTSIATDIGGGTSYSMLRTLDEGYKVLQLQRQRLHPLTCFYWITRGNAEALSLTDRIGTLDEGSDADVVVLNARATRPMALRMETVESLAEELFVLQTLGDDRAIAETYVAGIASKPV comes from the coding sequence GTGCCAAACCGCTCCCCGCTCCTTCTGCGCGGCAGATTGCTGAGCTTCGACGCCGCTCCGGCCGGCGCTGAAGATACCGATGCCTATGTCTATGAAGAAGACGGCGCGCTTCTGGTCATCGATGGCAAAATTGCTGCCAGAGGCCGTTATGAAACCGTGCGGGACAAGGCGCCGGACGGGAAGGTTGAAGAGGTCGACCACCGACCGCACCTGTTGCTGCCCGGCTTCATCGACACGCACCTTCATTTTCCGCAAGTCCAGGTGATTGCGTCCTGGGCCGATCAGCTCCTGGACTGGCTCAACGACTATACCTTCCCCGCGGAACAGCGTTTTGCCGACAAGCACCACGGCGACCGCATCGCCGGCGCGTTCTACGACCTGCTGCTGTCCCACGGCACCACCACGGCTGTTGCCTATTGCTCCAGTCATCCGGCCTCCGTCGACGCCTATTTTGAAGAGGCAGACCGGCGCCGCATGCTGATGCTCGGTGGCAAGACCATGATGGATCGCAACGCGCCGCCGGCGCTCTGCGACACGGCCCAGAACTCCTATGATGACAGCAAGGCGCTTCTGCAAAAGTGGCATGGCCGCGGCCGGGCGCATTACGCCGTCACACCGCGCTTTGCCATTACCTCCACGCCCGCACAGCTGGAGGCCGCCGGCGCCTTGCTGAAGGAACATCCGGCCTGTCATCTTCAGACCCATATCAACGAAAATCACAATGAGATCGCGCTGACAAAAGAGCTTTACCCGGACGCAGCGCATTATCTCGATGTCTATGAAAGCTTTGGACTGCTCGGGCCCAAGACACTGCTCGGCCATTGCATCCACATGACAGGCCATGAAATGCAGCGCATGCGGGAAACGGGCTCCGTCGCCGTGTTCTGCCCGACCTCGAACCTGTTTCTCGGCAGCGGTCTCTTCGACAAGGCCGGTCTTGAAAGCGCCGGCATCCGCACGTCGATCGCCACCGATATCGGAGGCGGCACCAGCTATTCCATGCTGCGCACGCTGGACGAGGGCTACAAGGTCCTGCAGCTGCAGCGCCAGCGGCTGCATCCGCTGACCTGTTTCTACTGGATCACGCGCGGCAATGCCGAAGCCCTCTCCCTGACCGACAGGATCGGCACCTTGGACGAGGGCTCGGACGCGGACGTCGTCGTCCTGAACGCCAGAGCCACCCGCCCGATGGCCCTGCGCATGGAAACCGTCGAAAGCCTGGCAGAAGAGCTTTTTGTGCTGCAGACCCTCGGAGACGATCGTGCGATTGCGGAAACCTATGTCGCCGGCATAGCCTCCAAGCCAGTATGA